Proteins from one Mycteria americana isolate JAX WOST 10 ecotype Jacksonville Zoo and Gardens chromosome 1, USCA_MyAme_1.0, whole genome shotgun sequence genomic window:
- the ICOSLG gene encoding ICOS ligand isoform X2: protein MEPRGYGFLLLLLHILRAVMALEEKIIVSKLGDNATLSCIYRGRELHLKNLRVYWQIADDQEECSVVHALISGQDNESEQCIHFKNRTQLFWDRLENGDFSLLLLNVSQSDERTYKCVVLQKTEYTKVIHQAEVVLSLAASYSQPILSGPIRNSDSTGEEVTFSCRSGNGYPEPNVYWINKTDNSHLPPSELKITPHADGTYSVFSTLKVKATSNMQIECSVENKILRENLSANYTQQKQSDGSSTESHKNLKKNGRGAQAAGIVSIVILIGLLAVLTCWLWRRRSSKLVSYTDVQPNEDKGGLNW from the exons ctatggATTTCTGTTACTGCTCCTTCATATCCTGAGAGCTG TTATGGCACTGGAGGAGAAGATCATCGTCAGTAAACTTGGAGACAACGCTACACTGAGTTGCATTTATCGAGGAAGAGAATTGCACTTAAAAAATCTACGAGTATATTGGCAAATAGCTGATGATCAAGAAGAGTGTTCAGTTGTACATGCACTGATCTCTGGTCAAGACAACGAAAGTGAACAGTGTATTCACTTTAAAAACAGGACTCAGTTATTCTGGGATAGATTGGAAAATGGCGATTTTTCTCTGCTACTACTAAACGTCAGCCAGAGCGATGAACGTACGTACAAATGTGTAGTACTGCAGAAAACTGAATATACCAAAGTGATTCACCAGGCAGAAGTGGTTCTCAGTTTAGCAG CTAGTTATAGCCAACCAATACTCAGTGGACCGATAAGAAACAGCGACAGCACTGGAGAGGAGGTGACTTTCAGCTGCAGGTCCGGCAATGGATACCCAGAGCCCAATGTTTATTGGATAAATAAAACAGACAACAGCCACCTGCCTCCATCAGAGCTAAAGATCACCCCCCACGCCGATGGCACTTACAGCGTTTTTAGCACGCTGAAGGTTAAAGCCACTTCTAACATGCAAATAGAGTGctctgtagaaaataaaatactgcggGAAAATCTGTCAGCCAACT aCACACAGCAGAAGCAAAGCGATGGTTCTAGCACAGAAAGtcacaaaaacctgaaaaaaaatggaCGAGGTGCTCAAGCAGCTGGCATCGTTTCCATTGTCATCCTGATAGGTCTTCTAGCTGTTTTAACCTGCTGGCTGTGGAGACGGAGATCTTCTAAACTAGTGTCCTACACAG ATGTCCAACCAAATGAAGACAAAGGAGGACTCAACT
- the ICOSLG gene encoding ICOS ligand isoform X1 gives MEPRGYGFLLLLLHILRAVMALEEKIIVSKLGDNATLSCIYRGRELHLKNLRVYWQIADDQEECSVVHALISGQDNESEQCIHFKNRTQLFWDRLENGDFSLLLLNVSQSDERTYKCVVLQKTEYTKVIHQAEVVLSLAASYSQPILSGPIRNSDSTGEEVTFSCRSGNGYPEPNVYWINKTDNSHLPPSELKITPHADGTYSVFSTLKVKATSNMQIECSVENKILRENLSANYTQQKQSDGSSTESHKNLKKNGRGAQAAGIVSIVILIGLLAVLTCWLWRRRSSKLVSYTDVQPNEDKGGLNSPV, from the exons ctatggATTTCTGTTACTGCTCCTTCATATCCTGAGAGCTG TTATGGCACTGGAGGAGAAGATCATCGTCAGTAAACTTGGAGACAACGCTACACTGAGTTGCATTTATCGAGGAAGAGAATTGCACTTAAAAAATCTACGAGTATATTGGCAAATAGCTGATGATCAAGAAGAGTGTTCAGTTGTACATGCACTGATCTCTGGTCAAGACAACGAAAGTGAACAGTGTATTCACTTTAAAAACAGGACTCAGTTATTCTGGGATAGATTGGAAAATGGCGATTTTTCTCTGCTACTACTAAACGTCAGCCAGAGCGATGAACGTACGTACAAATGTGTAGTACTGCAGAAAACTGAATATACCAAAGTGATTCACCAGGCAGAAGTGGTTCTCAGTTTAGCAG CTAGTTATAGCCAACCAATACTCAGTGGACCGATAAGAAACAGCGACAGCACTGGAGAGGAGGTGACTTTCAGCTGCAGGTCCGGCAATGGATACCCAGAGCCCAATGTTTATTGGATAAATAAAACAGACAACAGCCACCTGCCTCCATCAGAGCTAAAGATCACCCCCCACGCCGATGGCACTTACAGCGTTTTTAGCACGCTGAAGGTTAAAGCCACTTCTAACATGCAAATAGAGTGctctgtagaaaataaaatactgcggGAAAATCTGTCAGCCAACT aCACACAGCAGAAGCAAAGCGATGGTTCTAGCACAGAAAGtcacaaaaacctgaaaaaaaatggaCGAGGTGCTCAAGCAGCTGGCATCGTTTCCATTGTCATCCTGATAGGTCTTCTAGCTGTTTTAACCTGCTGGCTGTGGAGACGGAGATCTTCTAAACTAGTGTCCTACACAG ATGTCCAACCAAATGAAGACAAAGGAGGACTCAACT